The Sporosarcina ureae genome includes a region encoding these proteins:
- a CDS encoding methyl-accepting chemotaxis protein: MFHSIKTKIILLVVVLVAGGVLTMTGISSWLVKERTEENLIQSSSTLLTEMSASIEADLQQYSKGLELLTDSSDFTNATATEGEAELAKALNHTLETYPDVSSTYLSFATKETMIRPYVDLTDFDPSTREWYQNAVTETEQVHWTKPYIDEATGNFVISASKAVMNGNDLVGVAGIDIQLSTMSEDISTTAIPHDGYAFILDSEGTAIAHPSLVGENAMNRDYVAKMYKESAGHHTFEQEGVKKVDMFTTIPNFDWKLGVIYDQKNMQSLATGLRNVMIVAAVVTLVLLAIILSIFISRMLKPIFRLQETVQQVADGDLTVRANIHSTDEIGDLGKGFDQMLNQMNGLITTVTHSASNVLASSQNLSAVSEETNATSEEIASALAEITKGAVQSAENADTVTTRAELLNQQIQEANVTAGEMASLAAEAVTYNAEGRAQMNVLSSAFNNWNQDLQQMGGMIGSLEDKVTAISSVIDAITSISSQTNLLALNASIEAARAGEHGKGFAVVANEVRQLAEQSASSAEQVRSTIQELQNGTQHVIEQMDNTRNTFERQSTVVQDTEGIFESISSFIGDMQSRIHQVTTALQEMDAHKNDVSEQIQILLSTTEASAAACEEVNASSDEQLHAIGSVAEAAEALTQLSEDLSYAVERFKI; this comes from the coding sequence ATGTTTCATTCCATTAAAACAAAAATAATTCTTCTTGTTGTCGTGCTAGTTGCCGGTGGCGTTCTGACCATGACGGGAATTAGTAGCTGGTTAGTCAAGGAACGAACAGAGGAAAACCTCATACAATCGAGTAGTACGCTGCTAACTGAAATGAGTGCTTCCATTGAAGCGGATTTGCAACAATACAGTAAAGGGTTAGAGTTGCTGACTGATTCGTCGGACTTTACGAATGCGACTGCCACAGAAGGCGAAGCAGAACTTGCGAAGGCACTTAACCACACATTGGAGACGTATCCTGACGTATCGAGTACATATCTTAGCTTCGCGACCAAAGAAACGATGATTCGTCCTTACGTGGATTTGACCGACTTCGATCCATCTACACGTGAATGGTATCAAAATGCCGTGACAGAAACGGAACAAGTACATTGGACTAAACCGTATATTGACGAAGCGACAGGTAATTTTGTCATTAGTGCTTCAAAAGCCGTGATGAACGGCAACGATCTAGTGGGTGTAGCGGGCATCGATATTCAGTTATCGACGATGTCTGAAGATATTTCAACGACCGCTATTCCACATGACGGTTATGCATTCATTCTCGATTCTGAAGGAACCGCCATCGCTCACCCTTCGCTTGTTGGAGAGAATGCGATGAATCGTGACTATGTAGCCAAAATGTATAAAGAGTCGGCTGGTCACCATACATTCGAGCAAGAAGGCGTTAAAAAGGTCGATATGTTCACCACAATTCCGAATTTCGACTGGAAACTGGGTGTCATCTATGATCAGAAAAATATGCAATCCCTCGCCACAGGTTTACGCAACGTCATGATCGTTGCAGCTGTCGTGACTTTGGTGTTACTTGCGATCATTCTATCTATCTTTATCAGCCGAATGCTGAAGCCGATTTTCCGTTTACAAGAGACCGTGCAGCAAGTAGCAGACGGTGACTTGACGGTTCGGGCGAACATTCATTCCACAGATGAAATTGGAGATCTAGGCAAAGGTTTCGATCAGATGCTTAATCAAATGAACGGTTTGATTACGACCGTGACACATTCTGCATCCAATGTACTCGCTAGCTCACAAAACTTGAGTGCTGTCTCCGAAGAAACGAATGCGACGAGCGAAGAAATTGCAAGTGCTTTGGCAGAAATCACTAAAGGAGCTGTCCAGTCTGCGGAAAATGCGGACACGGTGACTACCCGTGCGGAGCTATTAAATCAGCAAATCCAAGAAGCCAATGTTACCGCGGGTGAAATGGCAAGTTTGGCAGCAGAAGCCGTAACCTATAACGCAGAAGGTCGCGCACAGATGAATGTGTTAAGCTCTGCATTTAACAATTGGAATCAAGACTTGCAACAAATGGGCGGCATGATCGGATCATTAGAAGACAAAGTCACAGCGATCAGTTCCGTCATTGACGCTATCACATCGATCTCTTCGCAGACTAATCTACTCGCGTTAAACGCCAGTATTGAAGCAGCAAGGGCTGGTGAACACGGCAAAGGCTTCGCAGTAGTCGCAAATGAAGTCCGTCAATTAGCGGAGCAGTCTGCGAGTTCAGCGGAGCAAGTACGCTCAACGATCCAAGAACTGCAAAACGGCACGCAGCACGTTATCGAGCAAATGGACAATACGCGTAATACATTCGAACGCCAAAGCACTGTCGTACAAGACACAGAAGGCATTTTTGAAAGTATTTCTAGTTTCATTGGCGATATGCAATCCCGTATCCATCAAGTCACTACCGCACTCCAAGAAATGGACGCTCATAAAAATGATGTATCCGAACAAATTCAAATTTTATTGTCGACGACAGAAGCATCGGCAGCGGCTTGTGAAGAAGTGAATGCTTCTTCTGATGAACAGCTTCACGCAATCGGCTCGGTTGCCGAAGCGGCTGAAGCCTTGACGCAGTTGAGTGAAGACTTGAGTTATGCCGTAGAACGATTCAAAATCTAA
- the fliS gene encoding flagellar export chaperone FliS, which yields MATNNPYAAYQNNSVITSTPGELTLMLYNGCLKFIQQGKMELAKGNLEQKNIAIQKAQAIVTELMLTLDTSYDVSKNMLVLYEFVNSRLIEGNIQNDPAMFEEAAGIITEFRDTWKQVIQINRSKQYSNVSEI from the coding sequence ATGGCTACTAACAACCCATATGCAGCATATCAAAATAATTCAGTAATTACTTCCACCCCTGGCGAGTTGACGTTAATGCTTTATAACGGATGTCTTAAATTTATTCAGCAAGGCAAGATGGAGCTGGCTAAAGGTAATTTGGAGCAAAAGAATATTGCGATTCAAAAAGCGCAAGCCATCGTGACTGAATTAATGCTGACATTGGATACATCCTATGACGTTTCCAAAAACATGCTGGTGCTATATGAATTCGTAAATAGTCGCTTAATCGAAGGCAATATCCAAAATGATCCCGCGATGTTTGAAGAAGCGGCAGGCATCATTACGGAATTCCGTGATACGTGGAAGCAAGTCATCCAAATTAATCGCTCGAAACAATATTCGAACGTGAGTGAGATATGA
- the flaG gene encoding flagellar protein FlaG: protein MISRTGDGPAMQPVQTTYESGSVENKREVSNSQPIGQPAQQSTPELQAELSKSETKELTDGMNKFLESANVQLRFKFHEQLNEYYVTIVDPDTEEVVREIPPKKLLDIHAAMKDFIGLLIDHKI, encoded by the coding sequence ATGATCAGCCGAACAGGCGATGGCCCCGCAATGCAACCAGTGCAAACAACTTACGAGAGTGGGTCCGTTGAAAACAAAAGAGAAGTTTCAAACAGTCAACCTATTGGTCAGCCAGCTCAACAGTCGACACCGGAGTTACAAGCCGAGTTGTCAAAGAGTGAAACGAAAGAATTAACAGATGGCATGAACAAATTTCTCGAAAGTGCAAATGTCCAGTTGCGCTTTAAATTTCACGAACAGTTAAATGAATATTACGTAACGATTGTAGATCCAGACACAGAAGAAGTAGTTCGTGAAATACCACCAAAAAAATTGCTCGACATACACGCAGCTATGAAAGACTTCATTGGATTACTAATCGATCATAAAATTTAA
- a CDS encoding YjcZ family sporulation protein, whose amino-acid sequence MIVVLFILLIIVGAACL is encoded by the coding sequence TTGATTGTCGTACTATTTATTTTACTCATCATTGTAGGCGCTGCTTGCCTATAA
- a CDS encoding sigma-70 family RNA polymerase sigma factor codes for MESKTNENFEEVMEQYEPMISAVMRKLHIYRDFDNFRQTGRFALYQAWTRFDETKGNFTPFAYRSIYGAMLDDLKKESRFSEVNTSVETETLENLTQHDFIEDPNNELHEILTALPANERELLVKLYVENKSQAECATHFGISISGIKKRRAKLLTKLKDQLTAKRNVES; via the coding sequence ATGGAAAGCAAAACGAATGAAAACTTTGAAGAGGTAATGGAACAATACGAACCGATGATTTCAGCCGTCATGAGAAAATTACACATCTACCGTGATTTTGACAACTTCCGCCAAACGGGACGTTTCGCACTTTACCAAGCGTGGACGCGATTTGACGAAACGAAAGGAAACTTCACTCCTTTTGCTTACCGCTCCATCTACGGCGCGATGCTTGATGACTTAAAAAAAGAAAGTCGATTTAGCGAAGTCAATACATCCGTCGAAACCGAGACGTTAGAAAACCTAACACAACACGACTTCATCGAAGATCCAAACAACGAATTACACGAAATCCTCACCGCACTCCCAGCAAATGAACGCGAACTACTCGTCAAACTATACGTTGAAAACAAAAGCCAAGCCGAATGCGCCACCCACTTCGGCATCTCCATTTCAGGAATCAAAAAACGTCGAGCAAAACTACTGACGAAATTAAAAGATCAACTAACCGCCAAACGAAACGTAGAAAGCTAA
- a CDS encoding NRAMP family divalent metal transporter: MKNEKLGLTHEQEQKKVTRGVLLGAAFLMATSSVGPGFLTQTTVFTEQLAASFGFVILISLILDVFAQMNIWRVIAVSGLRGQEIANKVLPGLGFVLAFLIVAGGLAFNIGNVAGAGLGLNAMTGIDPIMGAVISAVFAILIFMVKEAGKVMDKVVAVAGVIMIILVVFVAFKTSPPVGEAIVRTFNPSEISFFAIVTLVGGTVGGYITFAGGHRLLDAGIKGIDSVPLVTRSSVTGIVVTGIIRVALFLAVLGIVSQGLQIDPDNPPASVFQLGAGELGLRLFGVIMWVAAITSVVGAAYTSVSFIRSFHPIIEKYHNWIIILFIIVSTSTFAFVGKPVTILLLVGALNALILPLALGTLLIAAYKKNIVGEYKHPLWLTIGGAIVVVVMGVLSIITLIEQIPLLFK, translated from the coding sequence ATGAAAAATGAGAAGTTAGGACTGACTCATGAGCAAGAACAGAAAAAAGTAACGCGTGGCGTCTTACTAGGCGCCGCATTCCTTATGGCGACTTCGTCTGTTGGTCCAGGATTCCTAACACAGACGACGGTATTTACTGAGCAACTTGCCGCAAGTTTCGGTTTCGTCATTTTGATTTCATTAATTCTAGACGTCTTTGCTCAAATGAATATTTGGCGAGTGATCGCGGTGTCCGGCTTACGTGGACAGGAAATTGCCAATAAAGTGTTACCCGGTCTAGGTTTCGTTCTGGCCTTCCTCATTGTCGCAGGAGGACTTGCGTTTAATATCGGTAACGTGGCAGGTGCAGGGCTAGGACTGAACGCGATGACTGGAATTGATCCCATCATGGGCGCGGTCATCAGTGCGGTCTTTGCGATTTTGATATTCATGGTGAAAGAAGCGGGCAAGGTGATGGATAAGGTCGTTGCCGTTGCGGGTGTGATCATGATTATTTTGGTCGTATTCGTCGCGTTCAAAACGTCACCACCAGTCGGAGAGGCAATCGTCCGAACGTTTAATCCTTCTGAAATCAGCTTCTTCGCGATCGTTACATTGGTCGGAGGGACAGTCGGTGGATATATTACGTTTGCCGGTGGACACCGATTGTTAGATGCAGGCATTAAAGGCATTGATTCCGTTCCATTGGTTACGAGAAGTTCTGTCACTGGTATTGTCGTAACGGGCATTATCCGAGTGGCATTGTTCCTAGCCGTACTTGGCATCGTTTCACAAGGGTTGCAAATTGATCCAGACAATCCACCAGCATCTGTGTTCCAACTTGGAGCAGGAGAATTAGGATTGAGATTGTTCGGCGTCATCATGTGGGTAGCTGCGATCACATCCGTTGTCGGTGCAGCGTATACATCGGTTTCATTCATCCGATCGTTCCACCCAATCATCGAAAAGTACCACAACTGGATCATTATTTTATTCATCATCGTCTCGACTTCAACGTTTGCATTCGTTGGAAAACCAGTCACAATTCTTTTATTAGTAGGGGCATTGAATGCATTGATTCTGCCACTCGCGCTAGGTACGTTGCTCATTGCGGCGTATAAGAAGAATATTGTGGGTGAATACAAGCATCCACTATGGTTGACGATTGGCGGCGCGATTGTCGTGGTCGTGATGGGCGTGTTGAGTATTATCACGTTGATCGAACAGATTCCGTTACTTTTTAAGTGA
- a CDS encoding flagellar hook-associated protein 2 yields the protein MRIGGLASGIDTESIIRDMMKAHRIPLDKITQKKQYTQWQLDDYRSTNRDLRKSSDKLFDTVMKQSTYMKKNVSVSDEKAVSITAKASTSDFSGTIEVKQLATQANLQSGILTDGTTTDDKKNKITDEQLKTKTLEGLSIFAKGEIKSLTIKAPGGIESATIEIKAEDTLDSVLKKINEKTGVTAFYDSTSGKIAMSSKGSGSGEIVVSGSAAESLRLNAEPALEPPAVPTRPDDYDGPESTAGEDAKFILNGLDTSRSSNTFTINGFEVSLKQATTSPVTFSSSTDTEKVLDSVVEFVNDYNEMIEKLNSKIKEKQFKSFHPLSAEQKADMKEKEIELWEEKAMSGTLKGDPALSSMLNNLRSIMSISVNTTDKDGKSFDKDGKQITISLNDLGIETTSNYLDNGKLTINEDKLRAKISENPNAVYDLIGGKDEGIAQKYRTELQDAQKKITLKAGSSTTVNDSFAIGRSMKSMDQQIERFERKLQMMEDRYWKQFTAMEKAFQRANDQSTQLMNSLGGM from the coding sequence ATGAGAATCGGTGGATTAGCATCGGGAATCGATACAGAATCAATTATCAGAGACATGATGAAAGCGCATCGGATTCCTCTTGATAAAATTACACAAAAGAAACAATACACACAGTGGCAACTCGATGACTATCGTTCCACAAACCGCGATTTAAGAAAATCGAGCGACAAGCTATTTGATACCGTCATGAAGCAAAGTACGTATATGAAGAAAAACGTCAGTGTTTCGGATGAGAAGGCTGTTAGTATCACGGCAAAAGCTTCTACTTCTGACTTTTCGGGGACTATTGAAGTAAAACAATTGGCTACGCAAGCTAACCTACAGAGTGGCATTCTTACGGATGGCACAACCACAGATGATAAGAAAAACAAGATTACCGATGAACAATTAAAAACCAAAACACTTGAAGGATTATCTATTTTTGCAAAAGGTGAAATCAAATCGCTTACTATAAAAGCGCCTGGTGGAATAGAGTCAGCTACTATTGAAATTAAAGCTGAAGATACGTTAGACTCTGTATTGAAAAAAATAAATGAAAAAACAGGTGTAACTGCATTTTATGATTCTACATCAGGTAAAATCGCTATGAGTTCTAAGGGTAGTGGAAGTGGTGAAATTGTAGTTTCGGGTAGTGCAGCCGAAAGTTTAAGGTTAAATGCTGAACCAGCACTTGAACCTCCAGCTGTTCCGACTCGTCCAGATGACTACGATGGTCCTGAATCAACAGCTGGTGAAGATGCTAAATTCATATTAAATGGACTCGATACGTCTCGTTCATCTAATACATTTACTATCAATGGATTTGAAGTGTCACTTAAACAAGCTACAACATCGCCAGTTACATTCAGTTCCTCTACAGATACAGAAAAAGTTTTAGATTCCGTCGTAGAATTCGTCAATGATTATAATGAAATGATTGAAAAACTGAACAGTAAGATCAAGGAGAAGCAATTCAAGTCCTTCCATCCACTATCGGCAGAACAAAAAGCTGATATGAAAGAAAAAGAAATTGAACTGTGGGAAGAAAAGGCTATGAGTGGTACGTTAAAAGGTGATCCAGCCCTTTCTTCTATGTTAAATAATTTGCGTTCTATTATGTCTATATCTGTAAACACTACGGATAAAGACGGTAAAAGTTTCGACAAAGATGGAAAACAAATTACAATCAGTCTTAATGATTTAGGGATTGAAACAACAAGTAATTATTTAGATAACGGTAAATTGACGATCAATGAAGATAAATTGCGCGCCAAAATTTCAGAAAACCCCAACGCAGTCTATGATTTAATTGGTGGAAAAGACGAAGGAATTGCACAAAAGTACCGTACAGAACTGCAAGATGCACAGAAAAAAATTACTTTAAAAGCAGGTAGTTCAACAACAGTAAATGATAGTTTTGCAATCGGTCGTTCTATGAAAAGTATGGATCAACAAATTGAACGATTTGAAAGGAAGTTGCAGATGATGGAAGACCGTTACTGGAAGCAGTTTACTGCAATGGAGAAGGCATTCCAACGTGCAAACGACCAATCTACACAGTTGATGAATTCACTTGGCGGCATGTAA
- a CDS encoding YjcZ family sporulation protein has translation MGESVKGSGYGGGYDGGFGFSMIVVLFILLIIVGAGFMGYGC, from the coding sequence ATGGGAGAATCAGTTAAAGGATCTGGATACGGTGGCGGTTATGATGGAGGCTTCGGCTTTTCCATGATCGTTGTGCTGTTTATCTTATTGATCATTGTCGGTGCAGGATTTATGGGTTACGGTTGCTAA
- a CDS encoding putative hydro-lyase: MEAYRSMKAQEVRKLIREQVITGQTSGMATGFTQANLVILKQEHALDFLLFCQRNPKSCPLLDVTEPGSYRPVKLAEGADIRSELPSYRVYRDGVLAEEVHDITDYWEDDMVGFLIGCSFTFEAPLLAGGIPIRHIEENRNVPMYKTNIACTKSGIFEGPTVVSMRPMKASDAIRAIQITTRFPDVHGAPIHLGDPSLIGIDDISSPDFGDAVTIHDDEIPVFWACGVTPQAVAMQSKPSIMITHSPGCMFISDRKDSELSVL, translated from the coding sequence ATGGAAGCGTATCGTTCAATGAAAGCGCAAGAAGTTCGGAAATTAATTCGAGAGCAAGTCATTACGGGGCAGACGTCTGGAATGGCGACTGGCTTTACACAAGCGAATTTGGTCATATTAAAACAAGAGCATGCACTTGATTTTCTGCTGTTTTGCCAGCGCAACCCAAAGTCTTGTCCGTTACTAGATGTCACAGAACCGGGTTCGTATCGTCCGGTGAAGCTTGCTGAAGGCGCAGATATTCGCAGTGAACTACCGAGTTACCGTGTGTATAGAGACGGTGTGTTGGCCGAAGAAGTACACGATATTACAGATTACTGGGAAGACGATATGGTGGGCTTTTTAATCGGCTGCAGTTTCACGTTTGAAGCACCGTTACTTGCAGGTGGAATTCCTATTCGGCACATCGAAGAGAATCGCAATGTTCCGATGTATAAGACGAATATTGCCTGCACGAAGTCCGGTATTTTCGAAGGACCGACCGTAGTCAGCATGCGACCGATGAAAGCGTCAGACGCGATTCGCGCGATTCAAATTACGACGCGTTTCCCAGACGTTCACGGTGCACCGATTCATCTCGGCGATCCGAGTTTGATTGGAATTGACGACATTTCCTCACCGGACTTTGGAGATGCCGTGACGATTCATGATGACGAAATCCCAGTGTTCTGGGCGTGTGGTGTGACGCCGCAAGCCGTAGCGATGCAGAGTAAGCCGTCTATTATGATCACGCATTCGCCGGGTTGTATGTTCATTAGCGATAGGAAAGATTCGGAATTAAGTGTGTTGTAA
- a CDS encoding competence protein ComK, with translation MDEETKSVISPGTSLVYPYYDDEGKLCAVLLKDGDFIRVDKSPTEVVDLSMKFYGTSLRGGIDGGKALMGEIHMTPVMVNERLDMYFFPSNSPSSNECVWFSLAHVLTFLPFDKHHTKVIFRDGNVFTVKCSYSVFQTKYQRACMLKNGLAARFTQMALGVRKGYKTYLIRKNHKRGNYEITDE, from the coding sequence ATGGACGAAGAGACAAAGTCAGTGATTTCACCGGGTACGAGTCTGGTATATCCGTATTATGACGATGAGGGAAAGTTATGTGCGGTGTTACTGAAAGACGGTGATTTTATACGGGTAGATAAAAGCCCAACTGAAGTAGTGGACTTGAGCATGAAGTTTTACGGGACGAGTTTGCGCGGTGGGATCGACGGTGGCAAGGCATTGATGGGTGAAATCCATATGACGCCTGTAATGGTCAACGAGCGATTGGATATGTACTTTTTCCCAAGTAATTCGCCTTCGAGTAATGAATGCGTGTGGTTTTCATTGGCACACGTCCTAACATTCTTGCCATTCGATAAACATCATACAAAAGTGATTTTCCGGGATGGGAATGTTTTCACTGTGAAATGTAGTTATTCAGTATTTCAAACAAAATACCAGCGAGCGTGCATGTTGAAGAATGGGCTGGCGGCCAGGTTCACGCAAATGGCGCTCGGTGTAAGAAAAGGATATAAGACGTATCTGATCCGAAAGAATCATAAGCGTGGGAATTACGAAATAACGGATGAGTAA
- a CDS encoding 3-hydroxybutyrate dehydrogenase — MVKDKILLITGAAQGIGFEISKAFAEAGAVVVLTDVNEDKVIEAAGALGGRAFGLKCDVTKEEDIQEAIDEAIARFGRIDILINNAGLQHVSKLEDFPTARFELLVKVMLTAPFIATKLVLPHMKKQQFGRILNMASINGLVGFAGKAAYNSSKHGVIGLTKVAALETAADGITVNAICPGYVDTPLVRNQFEDLAEVRGVPLESVLEDIIYPLVPQKRLLDVKEVADLALYLSSDSAKGITGQAIVLDGGYTVQ, encoded by the coding sequence ATGGTTAAAGATAAAATATTGCTCATCACAGGGGCTGCACAAGGAATAGGATTCGAAATATCCAAAGCGTTCGCAGAAGCTGGCGCCGTCGTCGTGTTGACCGATGTGAATGAAGACAAGGTAATAGAAGCAGCTGGCGCGTTAGGTGGCAGGGCATTCGGCTTGAAATGTGACGTCACGAAAGAGGAAGATATTCAGGAAGCAATCGATGAAGCAATCGCTCGTTTCGGCAGAATTGATATCCTCATTAACAACGCAGGTTTGCAGCATGTCTCAAAGCTCGAAGACTTCCCTACTGCACGATTTGAACTGTTAGTAAAAGTTATGCTCACTGCCCCGTTCATCGCGACTAAGCTCGTCTTGCCGCATATGAAAAAACAGCAATTCGGTCGGATCTTAAATATGGCGTCCATTAACGGACTCGTAGGTTTTGCAGGAAAAGCAGCGTATAACTCGTCTAAACACGGCGTAATCGGATTGACAAAAGTAGCCGCACTCGAAACAGCAGCTGACGGCATTACCGTGAACGCGATTTGCCCGGGCTACGTGGACACACCGCTCGTGCGCAATCAATTTGAAGACTTAGCGGAAGTGCGCGGTGTCCCTCTCGAATCCGTACTCGAAGACATTATTTACCCCCTAGTTCCACAGAAGCGTTTATTGGATGTGAAAGAAGTGGCCGATCTTGCGCTATATCTTTCAAGTGATAGCGCGAAAGGAATTACCGGTCAGGCGATTGTACTCGACGGTGGGTATACGGTGCAGTAA
- a CDS encoding methyl-accepting chemotaxis protein, with product MLRSIKTKIIFTAIILFILGIALMTWMTNDQAKKQSMNNAVDSSNAIINEMSFGVYQFMDKYDVGLALLATTDAITEFTGENGKDVSVTEIEERLQAFLSMYPSADAVYYSLTSKYTVIKPDEDLTDYDPTTRNWYKLAQAQPGDVQWTEPYLDDTTNQFVITASKAIMIDGTFVGALGLDIELNALTDQIASRDIGYNGYPVLLDEQGLAIVHPSKTGTDVTNEAHFKKMYEADSGVIQYTDDQGIDKRNIYTTIPDFNWKVGAVYEERHLSALASSLRSSMLLIALLTLVLTFVGLFITISRMLKPLDTVKDLMAKVSGGDLTVRSDNQSADEIGELSRDFNHMVQNMNDIITVVHTSADHVRSNSESLSAVSEETSAASNEVAMAVGEIAQGAAKSAEDAETVTERTDLLGREINEIREKAENMLDIAKQTGIQNDNGQQQMHALKTSFVTTGKTLEEMSNDIDSLGARVQAIGSVMETIMNISKQTNLLALNASIEAARAGEHGKGFAVVAEEVRTLAEQSARATDDVKVTIEELQKESRIVSEQMQQTIHTFRDQGIVVGDTEKTFEELSSLMDTMQESIHTVSNEIQFIVTHKDDVSLTVQTMSATSQETAAACEEVSASSEEQLRAIQSVTEAAETLTDLSEKLSEVIAQFKM from the coding sequence GTGTTACGATCAATAAAGACAAAGATTATCTTTACTGCTATCATTTTATTCATTCTAGGTATTGCACTCATGACTTGGATGACCAATGATCAAGCAAAGAAACAATCGATGAATAATGCCGTTGATTCAAGTAATGCCATCATCAATGAAATGAGTTTCGGAGTGTATCAATTTATGGACAAGTATGATGTAGGATTGGCATTGCTAGCGACAACCGATGCCATCACTGAATTTACCGGAGAAAACGGGAAAGACGTTTCTGTGACAGAAATAGAAGAACGTTTACAAGCTTTCTTGTCTATGTATCCAAGCGCAGATGCGGTGTATTATTCATTGACATCCAAATATACTGTCATCAAACCGGATGAGGATTTAACAGATTATGATCCGACGACGAGAAACTGGTACAAGTTAGCGCAAGCACAACCAGGCGACGTGCAATGGACGGAGCCGTATTTGGATGATACAACCAATCAGTTTGTTATTACGGCTTCCAAAGCCATTATGATCGATGGTACGTTTGTCGGTGCTCTTGGACTCGATATCGAACTGAACGCATTAACAGACCAAATAGCAAGCCGCGATATCGGATATAACGGCTATCCAGTGTTGCTCGATGAACAAGGATTGGCTATTGTACATCCTTCCAAAACAGGAACGGACGTTACAAACGAAGCCCATTTCAAAAAAATGTATGAGGCGGATAGTGGTGTCATCCAATATACCGACGATCAAGGGATCGACAAGCGCAATATCTATACGACGATTCCCGACTTCAACTGGAAAGTTGGCGCTGTTTATGAAGAACGCCATTTAAGTGCGTTAGCGAGTTCATTACGTAGCTCTATGCTACTTATTGCGCTCCTTACATTAGTTCTCACATTCGTCGGTCTATTTATTACGATTAGCCGTATGTTGAAGCCACTCGACACAGTCAAAGATTTGATGGCCAAAGTGTCTGGCGGCGATCTAACCGTACGTTCAGATAACCAAAGTGCAGACGAAATCGGTGAACTGAGTCGTGACTTCAATCATATGGTGCAAAATATGAACGACATTATTACAGTCGTCCATACATCAGCAGACCATGTCCGATCAAATTCCGAAAGCCTTAGTGCCGTATCAGAAGAAACGAGTGCCGCAAGCAATGAAGTCGCAATGGCTGTCGGAGAAATTGCGCAAGGTGCCGCAAAATCTGCCGAAGATGCCGAAACCGTTACAGAACGTACCGACCTTCTCGGACGAGAAATCAATGAAATTCGAGAAAAAGCAGAAAACATGTTGGATATCGCGAAACAAACTGGTATTCAAAACGACAATGGTCAGCAACAGATGCATGCGCTGAAAACTTCATTTGTGACTACCGGGAAAACGCTAGAAGAGATGTCCAACGACATTGATTCACTCGGCGCAAGAGTACAAGCGATCGGTAGCGTCATGGAAACGATCATGAACATTTCCAAACAAACGAATCTCTTAGCACTTAATGCAAGCATTGAAGCAGCTAGAGCAGGCGAACACGGCAAAGGATTCGCAGTCGTAGCAGAAGAAGTCCGCACCCTAGCCGAACAATCCGCCCGCGCGACAGACGATGTCAAAGTCACGATAGAAGAATTACAAAAAGAATCACGCATCGTCTCTGAACAAATGCAGCAAACGATCCACACATTCCGCGACCAAGGCATAGTCGTCGGTGATACAGAAAAAACGTTTGAAGAACTCTCTTCACTCATGGACACCATGCAAGAATCGATCCATACCGTATCCAATGAAATCCAATTTATCGTCACACATAAAGACGACGTGTCCTTAACCGTTCAAACGATGTCCGCCACCTCCCAAGAAACCGCAGCAGCCTGCGAAGAAGTGAGCGCATCATCAGAAGAACAACTCCGCGCAATCCAATCGGTGACTGAAGCAGCCGAAACATTGACGGATCTGAGCGAGAAACTATCAGAAGTCATTGCACAATTTAAGATGTAA